The Stieleria sp. JC731 genome has a segment encoding these proteins:
- a CDS encoding DUF1801 domain-containing protein — translation MPKVHPKVSEFIKKDSNWRKEIRTLRSILVDSGLTEDFKWRAPCYTFENSNIAIIARLKDSCTLSFFKGILLNDEAKVLVAPGKNSQSARVIRFFSEEEIHSHTDTIRSYVQQAIEIEQSGKKVDFSQKDNLEIPKELQQTYDENPLLQAAFESLTPGRQRGYILHFTGAKQSRTRKDRVEKSVDRIMAGKGIHDCICGLSSRLPRCDGSHQSLRK, via the coding sequence TGAATTCATCAAGAAGGATTCGAATTGGCGGAAGGAAATTCGGACGCTGCGTTCGATCCTTGTCGACAGTGGCCTGACGGAAGATTTCAAATGGCGGGCACCGTGCTATACGTTTGAAAATAGCAACATCGCAATCATCGCCCGTCTGAAAGACAGTTGCACCCTTAGCTTCTTCAAGGGCATCTTGCTGAACGATGAAGCAAAAGTCCTAGTCGCCCCCGGAAAGAACTCTCAGTCCGCGCGAGTCATTCGTTTTTTCAGCGAAGAAGAGATTCACTCTCATACCGATACGATCCGGTCGTACGTTCAGCAAGCGATCGAGATCGAACAATCCGGAAAGAAAGTCGACTTCAGTCAAAAGGACAACCTGGAGATCCCCAAGGAACTGCAACAGACATACGACGAGAACCCATTGTTACAAGCCGCGTTCGAGTCGTTGACTCCGGGCAGACAGCGAGGCTACATCCTGCACTTTACCGGTGCCAAGCAATCTCGGACGCGTAAAGACCGAGTCGAAAAAAGCGTCGATCGCATCATGGCAGGCAAAGGAATCCACGATTGCATCTGCGGACTTTCATCACGCCTGCCTCGTTGTGACGGGTCGCATCAGTCATTGCGGAAATAA
- a CDS encoding cytochrome c3 family protein yields MSRKLTWTLIVILATWAFALFYLLKKPSPNVIRNASVTFEPSKPDLPIATPVAATPKVDRSHGYIGSDSCRQCHQEHHQSWHESYHRTMTQMVGPESVPESIVDGGRIEFLDEDYVFTREGDEYFVELNDPIANGKRVKRKLVLMTGSHHMQVFWYESGYDQTPAQLQIMYYIDGGRWIPRRSAFLRHPNMHKDYELGRWNGICSNCHATQTRTRPPESGEINWETSIAEYGITCEACHGPGEEHVKLHQPSDSSPLNNEVARQDDPIVNPSELPKDLKSDLCGQCHGMMMISIADAKDKETYFSSGRQFRPGDQLEDAPFLRLVRASKDFKESESFRLFDAHPGVTENHFWPDGQMRVTGRDYSGMIESPCYQRGELGCVSCHTMHQQDESLQAEWKDDQLKPQMRTDDACLQCHPSYADLGESHTHHPVGSEGSRCMNCHMPHTVYGILKSSRSHTISSPSVATTLQTGRPNACNLCHLDFTLQQTAKHLHEWYGHDIPELSDDQKNTADSLLHFITGDAAQRALQVNAFQWPPAQKASGTGWMPLFFLLGMDDEYHAIRLISERGFNLLPDVEPFTYNFLDSLESRGATMGRQYQKALSKEHQVDGRLLIDSSGYFDRRRMERLMEQRDERPIYLQE; encoded by the coding sequence ATGAGTCGCAAACTAACGTGGACGCTGATTGTGATCCTCGCCACATGGGCGTTCGCACTTTTCTATTTACTGAAAAAGCCAAGTCCCAACGTTATTCGCAACGCGTCGGTCACGTTCGAACCTTCCAAACCAGATCTGCCTATCGCGACCCCGGTTGCCGCAACGCCAAAGGTCGATCGTAGCCATGGCTACATTGGTTCTGATTCATGTCGACAGTGTCACCAAGAACATCACCAATCCTGGCATGAATCCTATCATCGCACGATGACTCAAATGGTCGGTCCGGAATCGGTGCCTGAATCGATCGTTGATGGTGGAAGGATTGAATTTCTTGATGAGGACTATGTCTTTACTCGCGAAGGCGATGAGTACTTTGTCGAACTCAACGACCCAATCGCAAACGGAAAACGGGTGAAACGCAAACTGGTGTTAATGACCGGTTCGCACCATATGCAAGTGTTTTGGTACGAGTCCGGTTATGACCAGACACCAGCACAGTTGCAGATCATGTACTACATCGACGGTGGGCGATGGATTCCGCGTCGTAGTGCGTTCTTGCGGCATCCCAATATGCACAAAGACTATGAACTGGGACGCTGGAACGGAATCTGTAGCAATTGCCACGCCACGCAAACTCGCACACGACCGCCCGAGTCTGGCGAAATCAATTGGGAAACAAGCATCGCCGAATACGGGATCACTTGTGAAGCCTGTCACGGCCCGGGTGAGGAACACGTGAAGCTTCACCAACCTTCGGATAGTAGTCCGTTGAACAATGAAGTGGCTCGCCAAGACGATCCGATTGTCAACCCGAGCGAATTGCCAAAGGATTTGAAGTCAGATCTCTGTGGGCAGTGTCACGGCATGATGATGATCAGTATCGCCGACGCGAAAGACAAAGAGACATACTTCAGCAGCGGCCGTCAATTTCGACCAGGTGATCAGCTTGAAGATGCACCGTTTCTTCGTTTAGTGCGTGCAAGTAAAGATTTCAAAGAGAGTGAATCGTTTCGACTATTTGATGCCCATCCCGGAGTGACGGAGAATCACTTCTGGCCAGACGGACAGATGCGGGTCACGGGACGAGACTATTCGGGGATGATTGAATCGCCTTGTTATCAACGAGGTGAACTTGGCTGTGTCTCTTGTCACACGATGCACCAACAGGACGAATCGCTTCAGGCCGAATGGAAAGATGACCAGCTGAAACCGCAAATGCGAACAGACGATGCTTGTCTACAATGTCATCCCAGCTACGCAGATCTTGGAGAATCGCACACGCATCATCCGGTCGGCTCTGAAGGCAGCCGCTGTATGAATTGCCATATGCCACACACGGTCTACGGGATTCTGAAAAGCAGTCGTTCCCACACGATTTCAAGTCCTTCGGTCGCAACGACATTGCAAACCGGTCGTCCCAACGCATGCAATCTATGTCACCTGGACTTCACCCTCCAGCAGACCGCGAAGCATCTACACGAGTGGTACGGACACGACATTCCCGAGCTGTCCGACGATCAAAAAAACACCGCCGATTCATTGCTGCATTTCATCACGGGGGATGCCGCACAGAGGGCGTTGCAGGTCAACGCGTTTCAATGGCCGCCAGCACAAAAAGCGTCAGGGACGGGTTGGATGCCGTTGTTCTTTCTATTGGGAATGGATGATGAGTACCACGCGATCCGTCTTATCTCCGAGCGGGGCTTCAATCTCTTGCCCGACGTGGAACCGTTTACCTACAACTTTTTAGATTCATTGGAAAGCCGTGGCGCAACGATGGGACGCCAGTACCAGAAAGCCCTTAGCAAAGAGCACCAAGTGGATGGTCGTCTTTTGATCGATTCGAGCGGCTATTTCGATCGGCGACGCATGGAACGATTGATGGAGCAACGTGACGAACGTCCCATCTATCTTCAGGAATAG